One Vibrio sp. 16 genomic window carries:
- the bioB gene encoding biotin synthase BioB, with product MEVRHNWTVAEVRELMEKPFMDLLFEAQLVHRQYQQHNHVQVSTLLSIKTGACPEDCKYCPQSARYKTDVEKERLMEVERVLDAAQKAKSAGSTRFCMGAAWKNPKERDMPHLKKMIEGVKGMGLETCMTLGMLTPDQANELADAGLDYYNHNLDTSPEFYGNIITTRTYQDRLDTLSHVRDAGMKICSGGIIGMGESVNDRAGLFVELANLPVHPESVPINMLVKVKGTPLEEVDDVEPFDFIRLIAIARIMMPKSAVRLSAGRENMNEQMQALCFMAGANSVFYGCKLLTTPNPSEDKDMLLFDKLGINSQQVSQKPDEIQENDLLDRVVERVAARPAKDDLFYDASV from the coding sequence GTGGAAGTACGTCACAACTGGACTGTTGCAGAAGTTCGTGAGCTTATGGAAAAACCATTTATGGACCTCCTCTTCGAAGCGCAACTGGTTCACCGTCAATACCAGCAACACAACCATGTTCAAGTCAGCACACTGCTGTCGATCAAAACAGGAGCATGTCCAGAAGACTGTAAGTACTGTCCGCAAAGTGCGCGCTATAAAACCGACGTAGAAAAAGAGCGCCTGATGGAAGTTGAGCGTGTTTTAGACGCTGCGCAAAAAGCGAAAAGTGCGGGGTCAACACGTTTCTGTATGGGAGCGGCTTGGAAGAATCCTAAAGAGCGTGACATGCCACACCTTAAAAAGATGATTGAAGGTGTTAAAGGCATGGGGCTGGAAACCTGTATGACGCTTGGTATGCTTACGCCAGATCAGGCAAACGAGCTAGCCGATGCGGGTTTGGATTACTACAACCATAACCTCGATACGTCACCAGAGTTCTACGGCAACATTATTACCACTCGTACTTACCAAGATCGCCTTGATACTTTGTCTCATGTCCGTGATGCCGGCATGAAGATTTGTTCGGGTGGCATCATTGGCATGGGTGAAAGCGTCAATGACCGAGCGGGTCTTTTTGTAGAATTGGCAAACTTGCCGGTTCACCCAGAAAGCGTGCCGATCAACATGTTAGTAAAGGTGAAAGGCACACCACTTGAAGAGGTGGATGATGTCGAGCCTTTCGACTTTATTCGCTTGATTGCCATTGCACGTATCATGATGCCAAAGTCGGCGGTTCGCCTTTCTGCTGGCCGTGAGAACATGAATGAACAGATGCAAGCGCTCTGTTTTATGGCTGGAGCCAACTCGGTATTTTATGGCTGCAAACTGCTCACTACACCAAACCCTTCCGAAGACAAAGATATGCTGCTGTTTGATAAGTTAGGAATCAATAGTCAGCAAGTTTCTCAAAAACCAGATGAGATACAAGAAAATGACCTTTTAGACCGAGTTGTCGAGCGCGTAGCTGCAAGACCGGCTAAAGATGATTTGTTCTACGATGCCAGCGTTTAA
- a CDS encoding 8-amino-7-oxononanoate synthase — translation MICSTMPAFKARIKRELQRRQELGLSRQVKEVNFGNCPVLEHGGTFLNFSSNDYLGLACDDELRRAWQKGLEIYGCGSGASPLVTGFSSAHAGLKSALCEWLGFESAVLFGSGFAANQALIFGLLEKGDLLLQDKLNHASLMEAGMLSPATMKRFKHNDVASLKALLTDDAFVITEGVFSMDGDLSPLADIRDVVKEDSLLAVDDAHGIGVLGSEGQGSCHLAQITPDVLVVTFGKAFGLSGAAILCSEEMGDYLTQFARHHVYSTAIPPSQAYALTYAVTMLQTQHWRREKLAELQHSFKENFSGFPGYVETVTPIKPVLLGDSHFAVEVSQALKSKGLWTTAIRPPTVPQGTARLRITLTANHELSHVVSLVENLEQLLENGSIG, via the coding sequence ATGATTTGTTCTACGATGCCAGCGTTTAAAGCGCGTATAAAGCGCGAGTTGCAGCGTCGTCAAGAACTCGGGCTTTCTCGTCAAGTCAAAGAGGTCAATTTTGGCAACTGCCCCGTGCTTGAGCATGGGGGGACATTCTTAAATTTTTCGAGTAATGATTATTTGGGCTTGGCTTGCGACGATGAACTGCGCAGGGCTTGGCAAAAAGGGCTTGAGATCTATGGCTGCGGAAGTGGTGCATCGCCACTGGTTACGGGTTTTAGCTCTGCCCATGCGGGGTTAAAGTCCGCGTTATGTGAATGGTTGGGCTTTGAGAGCGCAGTACTATTTGGTTCGGGCTTTGCGGCAAATCAGGCATTGATTTTTGGCTTATTAGAAAAGGGCGATTTATTGCTGCAAGATAAGCTCAATCATGCTTCTTTGATGGAAGCGGGTATGCTTTCCCCTGCAACAATGAAACGCTTTAAGCACAATGATGTTGCATCGCTTAAGGCACTCCTGACCGACGATGCGTTTGTCATCACAGAGGGGGTCTTCAGCATGGATGGCGATCTGTCACCACTTGCAGATATCCGTGATGTGGTAAAGGAGGATTCCTTGCTGGCGGTCGATGATGCTCATGGCATCGGTGTACTGGGGAGTGAAGGCCAAGGCAGTTGTCATTTGGCTCAAATCACTCCTGACGTTTTGGTTGTCACGTTTGGTAAAGCATTTGGCCTTTCGGGCGCGGCAATTCTATGCAGTGAAGAAATGGGCGACTACCTAACTCAATTTGCTCGTCACCACGTTTACTCAACGGCGATACCGCCTTCACAAGCGTATGCCTTAACTTACGCGGTTACCATGCTGCAAACTCAGCATTGGCGTCGAGAAAAGCTCGCGGAGTTACAACATAGTTTCAAAGAGAACTTTAGTGGTTTTCCTGGTTATGTAGAAACAGTAACCCCCATAAAACCGGTGCTACTTGGTGACAGTCACTTTGCTGTGGAAGTATCACAGGCTTTGAAAAGTAAAGGGTTATGGACCACCGCCATCCGTCCACCAACTGTGCCTCAAGGTACGGCGAGACTGCGAATTACATTGACGGCTAATCATGAGTTGTCGCATGTCGTGTCTTTGGTTGAGAACTTAGAACAACTACTTGAGAATGGAAGTATAGGGTGA
- the bioC gene encoding malonyl-ACP O-methyltransferase BioC, which yields MEQALAVHGSSSNDKTAIAEAFGKAAQTYDAHAAFQRDVGHRLLDLMPADLTGRVVLDLGCGTGYFSQMLQQRGAHVVCCDLSQQMLDTARKRCGERNMSYHLGDAEKLPFEVEQFDLVFSSLALQWCEDLADPLREIHRVLKHNGQAYFSTLLDGSLSELKQSWAKIDSYQHVNDFISTNQVKIALAQSGCVNHRLDLPSITVWYTTAFSLMRDLKGIGATHVHGRSHGLTSRTALRQVEQAYQTFKNHQGLLPATYQVCLGVIHR from the coding sequence ATGGAACAAGCGTTAGCGGTACACGGGTCGTCATCCAATGATAAAACCGCCATAGCTGAGGCGTTTGGCAAAGCGGCTCAAACTTACGATGCTCACGCGGCGTTCCAGCGTGACGTCGGCCATCGGTTACTCGATTTGATGCCCGCAGACCTGACGGGGCGAGTTGTGCTCGACCTTGGTTGTGGCACTGGTTATTTTTCGCAGATGCTACAGCAAAGGGGCGCTCATGTTGTTTGTTGTGATTTATCGCAGCAGATGCTCGACACAGCTCGAAAACGCTGTGGCGAGCGCAATATGAGTTACCACTTGGGAGACGCAGAGAAGCTGCCATTTGAGGTTGAGCAGTTTGATTTGGTGTTTTCGAGCTTGGCACTGCAATGGTGTGAGGATCTTGCTGATCCACTTAGAGAGATTCACCGCGTACTAAAACATAACGGACAGGCCTATTTCTCTACGTTGCTGGATGGCTCATTGAGCGAGCTTAAGCAGTCGTGGGCAAAAATTGACTCATATCAACACGTGAATGACTTTATCAGTACCAATCAGGTAAAAATTGCGTTAGCGCAATCCGGCTGCGTAAACCATCGACTAGACTTGCCCTCGATCACAGTTTGGTACACGACGGCTTTTTCTCTCATGCGTGATTTAAAAGGCATTGGAGCAACTCATGTTCACGGTCGCTCTCATGGCTTGACAAGCCGTACAGCGCTTCGCCAAGTCGAGCAAGCATACCAGACGTTCAAAAACCATCAGGGTCTTCTTCCTGCCACTTATCAGGTTTGTTTAGGGGTTATTCATCGATGA
- the bioD gene encoding dethiobiotin synthase, which yields MIDAFFIAGTDTDVGKTVASKAILNALAENGLNTIGYKPVAAGSERTEQGFRNSDALYLQSAATVDVAYDDVNPYALELPASPHIAARREGVEINYSVLSAKLTEHKANSDIVLVEGAGGWRVPVSDSDCLSSWVQQEKLPVVLVVGIKLGCLSHAMLTLDAIKADGLEVVGWVANRVNPGTEHYAEIIEMLEQKIDAPKIGEIPYVPSVKRKGLAKYINVEPLIKRN from the coding sequence ATGATTGATGCATTTTTTATAGCTGGTACGGATACCGATGTTGGAAAAACAGTTGCTTCAAAAGCAATTTTAAACGCGCTTGCTGAAAATGGCTTAAATACTATTGGTTACAAACCAGTAGCAGCAGGCAGTGAACGAACAGAGCAAGGCTTTCGCAACTCTGATGCACTGTATTTGCAAAGTGCAGCGACAGTTGATGTCGCCTACGATGATGTGAACCCTTATGCGTTAGAATTACCGGCGTCTCCGCATATTGCAGCGCGCCGTGAAGGGGTCGAAATCAATTACTCAGTGTTGAGTGCAAAGTTAACTGAGCACAAAGCGAATTCGGACATTGTTTTAGTCGAGGGGGCAGGCGGTTGGCGCGTTCCGGTATCAGACAGCGACTGCCTTTCATCATGGGTACAACAAGAAAAGCTGCCTGTCGTGTTGGTCGTCGGGATTAAGCTAGGCTGTTTGAGCCACGCAATGCTTACGCTAGATGCGATCAAAGCAGATGGCTTAGAAGTAGTCGGTTGGGTTGCAAACCGTGTAAACCCAGGCACAGAACACTACGCTGAAATTATTGAAATGCTAGAGCAAAAAATTGATGCGCCAAAAATTGGTGAGATTCCTTATGTTCCTAGCGTCAAGCGTAAGGGCTTAGCAAAGTACATTAATGTCGAACCATTAATTAAACGCAATTAA
- the htpX gene encoding protease HtpX — protein sequence MKRVMLFLATNLAVVLVLSVVLNIVYAVTGMQPGSLSGLLLMAAVFGFGGSFISLMMSKSMALRSVGGMVIESPRNETEHWLLETVRRQSEQVGIGMPTVAIYDSADINAFATGAKRDDSLVAVSTGLLHNMSRDEAEAVLAHEVSHIANGDMVTMTLMQGVVNTFVIFLSRFIANIVSSNSDEEEGGSNMMVYFGVSIVLELVFGFLASFITMWYSRHREFHADAGAARLVGKHKMIAALERLKVSHESQLEGSMMAFGINGKRSMTELLMSHPPLDKRIAALRNS from the coding sequence ATGAAGCGTGTAATGTTGTTTCTCGCAACCAACTTAGCCGTTGTACTCGTGCTAAGTGTTGTACTAAATATTGTTTATGCTGTAACGGGGATGCAGCCTGGTAGCCTTTCTGGCCTACTTCTTATGGCTGCAGTGTTTGGTTTCGGCGGTTCTTTTATCTCTTTGATGATGTCAAAGAGTATGGCTCTGCGCTCAGTTGGCGGTATGGTCATTGAAAGTCCTCGCAATGAGACCGAGCATTGGCTACTAGAGACGGTTCGTCGCCAATCAGAGCAAGTGGGCATTGGTATGCCTACGGTCGCGATCTATGACTCGGCTGATATCAACGCTTTTGCAACAGGCGCAAAGCGAGATGACTCTTTGGTTGCAGTGTCAACGGGCTTGCTACACAACATGAGCCGAGATGAAGCGGAAGCGGTGCTAGCACATGAGGTTAGCCACATCGCAAATGGTGATATGGTCACTATGACGTTGATGCAAGGTGTAGTGAACACCTTCGTAATTTTCTTGTCTCGTTTCATTGCTAACATTGTTTCTTCTAACAGTGACGAGGAAGAAGGCGGCAGCAACATGATGGTCTACTTCGGTGTTTCTATTGTACTTGAGCTTGTATTTGGCTTCTTGGCAAGCTTCATCACCATGTGGTACAGCCGCCACCGTGAGTTCCACGCAGATGCAGGAGCGGCCCGACTAGTCGGTAAACATAAGATGATCGCGGCGCTAGAGCGTTTGAAAGTGAGTCACGAGTCTCAGCTTGAAGGCTCAATGATGGCGTTTGGTATTAATGGTAAACGTTCAATGACTGAATTGCTGATGAGTCACCCTCCACTCGATAAACGTATCGCAGCACTTAGAAATTCTTAA
- a CDS encoding nuclear transport factor 2 family protein — translation MNVESVGNIYQCLNKANLHLLEGVYHQDVVFEDAAHRLEGWDALQKYFASLYENVKRCDFDIEEHQQVGDAGFLTWTMTLEHPKLQRGSKVEVKGVSHLKFADGRVVYHRDYFDLGEMLYENLPLLGSVIKTIKQRLGQ, via the coding sequence ATGAACGTAGAGTCTGTTGGCAACATTTATCAGTGTCTAAATAAAGCGAATTTGCACCTGCTAGAAGGTGTCTATCATCAGGACGTTGTTTTTGAGGATGCTGCCCATCGATTGGAAGGCTGGGATGCGTTGCAAAAGTACTTTGCCTCATTATACGAGAACGTAAAGCGCTGCGATTTCGACATTGAGGAACACCAACAGGTCGGGGATGCTGGCTTTCTGACGTGGACGATGACGCTCGAACACCCGAAGTTGCAGCGGGGAAGTAAGGTCGAGGTGAAAGGAGTAAGTCACCTCAAGTTCGCTGACGGTAGAGTCGTCTACCACCGGGACTACTTTGATCTCGGTGAGATGCTTTATGAAAACTTGCCACTTCTTGGTTCTGTCATCAAGACCATCAAGCAGAGGTTAGGGCAATGA
- a CDS encoding SDR family oxidoreductase, with protein sequence MNRVLITGATSGIGQRLARDYADDGWEVVACGRNIAKLSELEMYSDRIHSVAFDVTDFENTRDALATLPFTPTLWIMNAGDCEYIDDGHVDASLVKRVFDINVVGLANVIEACQHHFESGHRVAVVGSIASELALPRAEAYGASKAAVSYFARALQVDLKSKSIDVSVIYPGFVETPLTDKNTFPMPMLVSVEYASKAIRLGLAKGKSHIYFPSRFTSILRLLGLLPYSWQNKLTSKLISG encoded by the coding sequence ATGAACCGAGTATTGATTACAGGCGCAACATCGGGCATCGGCCAGCGTTTGGCTCGAGATTATGCCGATGATGGCTGGGAGGTGGTTGCTTGTGGCAGAAACATAGCCAAGCTTTCCGAGTTGGAAATGTACTCTGACAGGATTCATTCTGTTGCCTTTGACGTAACAGATTTTGAAAACACTCGCGACGCTCTCGCTACTTTACCCTTTACTCCCACCCTTTGGATTATGAACGCTGGAGACTGTGAATACATTGACGATGGGCACGTTGACGCCTCTCTGGTGAAGCGAGTATTCGATATCAACGTTGTGGGATTAGCGAACGTGATCGAAGCGTGTCAGCATCACTTTGAATCTGGCCATCGTGTTGCAGTTGTTGGTTCCATCGCGAGTGAGTTGGCACTCCCTCGAGCTGAAGCCTATGGCGCGTCTAAAGCCGCGGTAAGTTATTTTGCTCGCGCTTTACAAGTCGATTTAAAAAGCAAATCAATTGACGTTTCTGTTATCTATCCGGGGTTTGTTGAAACACCACTCACCGACAAAAACACATTTCCTATGCCCATGCTTGTAAGTGTCGAATACGCCTCGAAAGCGATACGACTCGGGCTGGCTAAGGGCAAATCACATATTTACTTTCCAAGTAGATTTACTTCAATTTTAAGGTTACTTGGGTTACTGCCATACAGTTGGCAAAACAAACTGACATCAAAGCTCATTTCTGGTTAA
- a CDS encoding NAD(P)/FAD-dependent oxidoreductase has product MKIAIIGTGISGLTCGYHLHKEHDVTVFEANDYIGGHTATIDVELENKTYAVDTGFIVYNDRTYPNFIQMMNEIGVKGLPTQMSFSVRNDATGLEYNGHTVTTLFAQKRNWFNPKFYAFIFEILKFNKAVKQVVELNKGQQQTLGEFLNTQGFSDYFCDNYILPMGAAIWSSTLADMRAFPLDFFARFFLNHGLLDVTNRPQWYVIEGGSRAYVEPLISGFKDRIRLSTPVESVTRDSSGVVIKANGCVERFDHVIFACHSDQAMALLQDASSTETDVLTGLDYQENEVILHHDEELLPKSKAAWASWNYRLSGGQDEQERRPTLTYNMNILQHIESPKTFCVSLNSSEQISPDKILRTFHYDHPVFNQKSLASQKRRNEINGINQTWFCGAYWYNGFHEDGVRSALDVVKGLQSQTAAVSQKGAA; this is encoded by the coding sequence GTGAAAATTGCGATTATTGGTACAGGTATTTCAGGGCTTACTTGTGGTTACCATCTACATAAAGAGCATGATGTTACCGTGTTTGAGGCCAACGACTACATTGGCGGTCACACTGCGACGATCGATGTCGAACTCGAAAATAAAACCTACGCCGTCGATACTGGCTTTATTGTTTACAACGACCGAACGTATCCAAACTTTATTCAAATGATGAATGAAATTGGGGTAAAAGGTTTGCCGACGCAAATGAGCTTTAGTGTTCGCAATGATGCCACTGGACTCGAGTACAACGGCCACACTGTGACAACACTTTTTGCGCAAAAGCGAAACTGGTTCAACCCAAAATTCTACGCATTTATCTTTGAAATCCTTAAGTTTAACAAAGCAGTAAAACAGGTTGTGGAACTTAATAAAGGCCAGCAACAGACGCTGGGTGAGTTCTTAAACACTCAAGGCTTTAGTGACTATTTTTGCGATAACTACATTCTACCAATGGGGGCGGCGATATGGTCGTCAACGTTAGCCGATATGCGCGCCTTTCCTCTCGACTTCTTTGCGCGTTTCTTCCTAAATCATGGTCTGCTTGATGTCACCAATCGACCGCAATGGTATGTCATTGAAGGGGGCTCTCGAGCCTATGTTGAGCCGCTGATTTCCGGTTTTAAAGATCGTATTCGCCTGTCGACGCCTGTCGAGTCAGTAACAAGGGATTCATCTGGTGTTGTGATTAAAGCAAACGGATGCGTGGAGCGCTTCGATCACGTTATTTTTGCTTGTCACAGTGACCAAGCAATGGCTCTGTTGCAAGATGCCAGTTCAACGGAAACCGATGTATTGACAGGATTGGACTATCAAGAGAATGAAGTGATTCTTCACCACGATGAAGAACTGCTCCCCAAATCGAAAGCAGCATGGGCTTCTTGGAACTATCGATTGAGTGGCGGTCAAGATGAGCAAGAGAGAAGGCCAACACTCACTTACAACATGAATATACTCCAACATATTGAATCACCAAAAACCTTCTGCGTGTCGTTGAACAGTTCAGAGCAAATTTCTCCAGACAAGATACTGCGTACCTTCCACTACGATCATCCGGTGTTTAATCAAAAGTCTCTGGCATCCCAGAAGCGCCGTAATGAAATCAATGGTATCAATCAAACCTGGTTCTGCGGAGCATACTGGTATAACGGGTTCCATGAAGATGGTGTGCGAAGTGCGTTAGATGTGGTGAAAGGTCTACAATCTCAAACTGCTGCGGTGTCTCAAAAAGGGGCAGCCTAA
- a CDS encoding DUF1365 domain-containing protein produces MKTDTRSTSALLVGSVRHRRFSPIKHQLSYPLFMPCLDLDGLAELEKDVWCFGQRWWHWARFKREDYLGSGCLKTAVQDKVYELTGDRVDGKVEAVVHLRYLGIYFSPVNFYYLYNKQGQWCYLLAEVSNTPWNERHYYAVPASSTQGFEQDKAFHVSPFNPIEQKYQWRVKPLDSRLFVHLECHRENKEFDATLTMKKHPLSSKFLLKQLIVTPIMAVKVVIGIYWHALKLWLKGAPFYSHPKYQSGDDKQDKRKEVEENRT; encoded by the coding sequence ATGAAGACAGATACACGGTCCACAAGCGCATTGCTCGTCGGCAGCGTCAGGCACCGTCGATTTTCGCCAATCAAACACCAGCTCAGTTATCCACTATTCATGCCTTGCTTAGATCTTGATGGCTTGGCAGAGCTAGAAAAGGATGTGTGGTGTTTTGGTCAGCGCTGGTGGCACTGGGCACGGTTTAAGCGCGAGGACTACCTAGGGTCAGGTTGCCTAAAAACGGCTGTCCAAGACAAAGTGTACGAGCTTACTGGAGATCGGGTCGATGGTAAGGTCGAGGCCGTGGTTCACCTAAGATATCTAGGTATTTACTTCAGCCCGGTAAACTTTTACTACCTTTATAACAAACAGGGGCAGTGGTGTTACCTGCTGGCTGAAGTGAGTAACACTCCTTGGAACGAGAGACACTATTATGCAGTTCCAGCATCGAGCACGCAGGGTTTTGAACAAGATAAGGCTTTCCATGTCTCTCCTTTCAATCCCATCGAACAAAAGTATCAATGGCGAGTAAAACCTTTAGACAGCCGACTGTTTGTACATTTGGAATGTCACCGAGAAAACAAGGAGTTTGACGCGACGTTGACGATGAAAAAGCATCCGTTGTCGTCTAAATTTTTACTTAAGCAACTGATCGTGACACCGATTATGGCAGTAAAAGTAGTTATTGGAATTTACTGGCATGCGCTAAAGCTATGGTTAAAAGGGGCGCCGTTCTATTCACACCCCAAATATCAGTCTGGCGATGACAAACAGGATAAGAGAAAAGAAGTCGAGGAGAATCGAACATGA
- a CDS encoding SAM-dependent methyltransferase yields MINSQAIPFNGTLTTGQKTARSIAFTCLYKISKGCLTVVESFDGAESNQRTMFGRPKSGEPSALIEVKNPAFYSRLLTGGSIAAGEAYMEAWWDSPDLTALMELMALNMSTLDSIENRTSFISKLSYKVGHWLNRNTVANSQKNIHAHYDLSNDLYDTFLDENMLYSSAIFSSPNDTLEQAQINKMERLCQQLKLQSSDRVVEIGTGWGAMAIYMAEKYGCHVTTTTISEQQFDYAQAQVKARGLEDKITLLKEDYRNLTGEFDKLVSIEMIEAVGKEYLNSYIQKCQSLLKPKGLMAIQAITIADQRYDYYSNNVDFIQKYIFPGGFLPSITALTQAATKQSDLVLRDLFDIGEDYAHTLRQWYLRFNAAEARVRELGFDDTFIRMWNYYFCYCEGGFKAKSISTVHMTFERP; encoded by the coding sequence ATGATCAACTCTCAAGCAATACCTTTTAATGGGACACTGACGACTGGGCAAAAAACGGCAAGGTCTATCGCGTTTACTTGTTTATACAAAATATCTAAGGGCTGCCTCACCGTTGTCGAGTCATTTGATGGCGCTGAGAGCAACCAAAGAACAATGTTTGGTCGTCCGAAAAGTGGTGAGCCAAGCGCGCTTATTGAAGTAAAAAATCCTGCATTTTATTCGCGTTTGTTAACGGGTGGTAGTATTGCGGCCGGTGAAGCCTACATGGAAGCTTGGTGGGACAGCCCTGACTTGACCGCGCTTATGGAGCTGATGGCACTGAATATGTCAACGCTGGATTCAATCGAAAACCGCACCAGTTTTATCTCCAAGCTCTCTTACAAGGTAGGGCACTGGCTCAACCGTAATACGGTCGCCAACTCTCAGAAAAACATACATGCGCATTACGATTTAAGTAATGACCTTTACGACACCTTCCTCGATGAAAACATGTTGTATTCATCGGCGATTTTCTCATCTCCCAACGATACGCTGGAGCAAGCGCAAATCAATAAGATGGAGCGCTTGTGTCAGCAACTAAAGTTGCAATCGTCCGATCGTGTCGTTGAGATCGGTACGGGGTGGGGTGCAATGGCTATCTACATGGCAGAGAAGTATGGCTGTCATGTTACAACAACGACCATCTCTGAACAGCAATTTGACTATGCCCAAGCCCAAGTTAAAGCTCGAGGATTAGAAGACAAAATAACGCTACTCAAAGAAGATTATCGCAACTTAACGGGTGAGTTCGATAAACTCGTGTCGATTGAAATGATCGAAGCGGTCGGCAAAGAGTACCTTAATTCATACATTCAGAAATGCCAGTCCCTACTTAAACCAAAGGGCCTAATGGCGATACAAGCAATTACCATTGCTGACCAACGTTACGATTACTACAGTAATAACGTCGATTTTATCCAAAAATATATCTTCCCGGGGGGATTCCTACCTTCAATTACGGCGCTAACACAAGCCGCGACCAAGCAGAGTGACCTTGTGTTGCGAGATTTGTTCGATATCGGTGAGGACTACGCCCATACATTGCGCCAGTGGTATCTCCGCTTCAATGCTGCGGAGGCGCGGGTTAGAGAGCTTGGCTTTGATGATACTTTCATTCGAATGTGGAACTATTATTTCTGTTATTGTGAGGGTGGCTTTAAAGCGAAAAGTATCAGCACCGTACATATGACATTTGAAAGACCCTAA
- a CDS encoding DUF2878 domain-containing protein — translation MSARRLILLSTWFQIIWFLAILGREEWVWLTLSLVFVTQLLSVGLSQIRLGAWLGLLVLGVCTDYANYYFGLFQFEPSRFPIWLILLWAIFLWYANYLTPILNQYHPVLVSIVSGIAGAMSYFAGMKLQAVAFPHGNVTTLLVLFIEWSLLIIVIKKVYSHEPNLSVDQKGANF, via the coding sequence ATGAGTGCTCGACGTTTAATCCTCTTATCCACATGGTTTCAGATCATCTGGTTTCTTGCCATATTGGGTAGAGAAGAGTGGGTATGGCTGACGTTGAGCCTTGTGTTTGTTACCCAACTCTTGTCCGTTGGGCTCAGCCAAATTCGATTGGGGGCATGGTTAGGGTTGCTAGTACTCGGTGTATGTACAGACTACGCCAACTACTATTTTGGCTTGTTTCAGTTTGAACCAAGCCGTTTTCCAATCTGGCTCATCCTCCTTTGGGCTATCTTCCTCTGGTATGCCAACTATTTAACGCCGATTCTGAACCAATACCACCCAGTTCTCGTATCAATAGTGAGTGGGATAGCTGGCGCAATGAGTTACTTTGCCGGCATGAAACTCCAAGCGGTTGCCTTCCCACATGGTAACGTGACGACTCTATTGGTTCTGTTCATCGAGTGGTCACTCCTTATTATTGTGATTAAGAAGGTGTATAGCCATGAGCCGAATCTTTCAGTTGATCAAAAGGGGGCTAACTTTTAG
- a CDS encoding chalcone isomerase family protein, with the protein MSRIFQLIKRGLTFSLLVSSTSYAAPVDSETEWNTWPAVGEAQLSLFIFDVYQSRLQTPNGTYSVDADITPHPLALSIDYQRDISQQQLLDATEDQWEEMGFDKQLSQRWIQELVTIFPNIEKGQNLTYVTDGQSGHFYFRSNEMASPTRIGSITDESLNDAFLAIWLSPKTTYPKLRAQLIGLSQ; encoded by the coding sequence ATGAGCCGAATCTTTCAGTTGATCAAAAGGGGGCTAACTTTTAGCCTGCTAGTCTCATCCACGAGCTATGCGGCACCAGTAGACAGCGAAACTGAATGGAACACGTGGCCAGCTGTGGGAGAAGCTCAGTTGTCGCTATTTATTTTTGATGTCTATCAATCACGACTCCAAACGCCCAATGGAACTTATTCTGTTGATGCTGACATTACGCCTCATCCTCTAGCACTTTCGATCGATTACCAAAGAGATATAAGCCAGCAGCAATTGCTTGATGCAACCGAGGACCAGTGGGAAGAAATGGGTTTCGATAAGCAACTCTCACAGAGATGGATTCAAGAGTTGGTGACCATCTTCCCAAATATCGAGAAGGGACAAAACCTCACTTACGTGACTGATGGCCAAAGCGGGCACTTTTATTTTCGTTCGAATGAAATGGCATCGCCGACACGTATCGGCTCAATCACCGACGAGAGCTTGAATGACGCCTTTCTCGCTATCTGGCTTTCACCCAAAACTACGTACCCTAAACTGCGAGCACAACTAATAGGACTTAGCCAATAA